The Vibrio astriarenae genome contains a region encoding:
- a CDS encoding LysR family transcriptional regulator, whose product MSQFSWKGVDLNLLVSFQAIYRHKSVSLAAENCYVSQSAMSHSLQRMRNLFDDPLFDRVGSKMEPTTRAVELAPVVEKLLTMVQSELLPQRDFESGLFTGVCRIGLTDYAEQLFAPLLFDAIKEQAPNCQISFFNVNRSNYIEMIETSDLDIVIGSINVKSSRYLSELLYTEEHLCLFDPTSVNLNTPISLEAFASYEHALVSPDGQLQTQVDKILEQNGLRRRVGVSSRHFLTIRRLLLGRSLLCIVPKRFAEMEMDNHDFKALNPPVLVPKFDICLLYPKSREKDDKGKWLRDIVHKVVK is encoded by the coding sequence GTGAGTCAATTTAGTTGGAAAGGTGTAGACCTAAACTTGCTGGTATCGTTTCAAGCTATCTACAGGCATAAAAGTGTTAGCTTGGCCGCTGAGAACTGCTATGTAAGTCAGTCTGCAATGAGTCACTCGTTACAAAGAATGCGTAATTTATTTGATGATCCTCTGTTCGATAGGGTTGGAAGTAAGATGGAGCCAACCACAAGGGCTGTGGAGTTGGCACCAGTTGTAGAAAAGTTACTTACAATGGTACAAAGCGAGTTATTACCCCAAAGAGATTTCGAGTCGGGTTTATTTACTGGGGTTTGTCGCATCGGTTTGACAGATTATGCAGAGCAGTTGTTCGCACCATTACTTTTTGATGCCATAAAAGAGCAAGCTCCGAATTGCCAAATTAGCTTTTTTAATGTGAATCGAAGTAACTACATTGAAATGATAGAAACCAGCGATTTAGATATTGTAATCGGGAGTATCAATGTCAAAAGCAGTCGATATCTCTCGGAGCTCTTGTATACAGAAGAGCATTTATGCCTATTCGATCCTACATCCGTTAACTTAAATACCCCTATTTCTCTAGAAGCTTTTGCCAGTTATGAACATGCTCTTGTTAGTCCTGATGGTCAGTTACAGACACAAGTTGATAAAATATTGGAGCAAAATGGCCTTAGGCGAAGAGTAGGGGTGAGTTCTCGTCACTTTTTAACCATTCGACGTTTGTTATTGGGGCGCTCTTTGTTGTGTATTGTACCCAAAAGGTTTGCTGAGATGGAAATGGACAATCATGACTTCAAGGCACTTAATCCGCCTGTTCTAGTGCCTAAATTCGATATCTGTTTGCTTTATCCAAAATCACGAGAGAAGGATGATAAAGGAAAATGGCTTCGTGATATTGTTCATAAAGTAGTAAAGTAA
- the chrA gene encoding chromate efflux transporter translates to MFSLFKTFFFLGWVSFGGPAAHIGYFRKTFVEKLKWLNDDEYAQLVALSQFIPGPGSSQVGFAIGYKKNGLAGGILAFIGFTMPSILIMLTLATLSSELTNLTWFSSVIHGLKLLAVVVVVDATWGMFNNFCKERVGLNLFVFTSVTLLLFPSITTQIILLLVAAFVGMRFLPASSRDTQSKFRANWSSLGIFFALFALVPILAPMSQELEIFNNFFQAGSLVFGGGHVVLPLLQNLVGNQLSPDTFLTGYAAAQAVPGPMFTFATYLGYELLPQSPLLGALIATLAIFLPGFLLLVGVLKHWSALAGMPEVAGAIQGVNAAVVGLLLSALYQPVFSSAVLTSTDFAAVIIGVYLIKLRKTPIVAMVALFISFGLAISTV, encoded by the coding sequence ATGTTTTCCCTGTTTAAAACCTTTTTTTTTCTAGGTTGGGTTAGTTTTGGTGGTCCAGCAGCTCATATAGGCTATTTTCGAAAAACATTTGTAGAAAAGCTCAAATGGTTAAATGATGATGAGTACGCTCAACTTGTAGCATTAAGTCAGTTCATTCCTGGACCAGGCTCTAGCCAAGTTGGCTTCGCAATAGGCTACAAAAAAAACGGGTTAGCCGGCGGCATACTGGCATTCATTGGCTTTACCATGCCTTCGATACTGATCATGCTTACCCTAGCGACACTTAGTTCAGAGTTGACTAATCTAACTTGGTTTAGCTCTGTTATTCACGGCCTAAAGCTGCTTGCTGTTGTCGTGGTTGTGGATGCCACTTGGGGAATGTTCAACAATTTTTGTAAAGAAAGGGTTGGGTTAAACCTGTTTGTTTTTACATCCGTCACTCTTTTACTCTTTCCAAGTATTACTACCCAAATCATCTTACTTTTGGTAGCAGCTTTCGTCGGTATGAGATTTTTGCCAGCAAGCAGTCGTGACACGCAAAGTAAGTTTCGGGCAAACTGGAGTTCACTAGGTATATTTTTTGCTCTCTTTGCTCTTGTGCCGATATTAGCTCCCATGAGCCAAGAACTTGAGATCTTCAATAATTTTTTCCAGGCAGGTAGTCTAGTGTTTGGTGGTGGTCATGTTGTCCTACCATTATTACAGAACCTTGTAGGTAACCAGCTTAGCCCTGATACATTCTTGACTGGTTACGCGGCTGCACAAGCAGTACCTGGCCCCATGTTCACATTCGCCACCTACCTTGGCTATGAACTATTGCCACAATCTCCTTTGCTTGGGGCGTTGATAGCTACGCTTGCTATCTTTTTACCCGGCTTTTTACTCTTGGTAGGCGTACTTAAACATTGGTCTGCACTCGCTGGTATGCCAGAAGTAGCAGGCGCTATACAAGGCGTTAACGCCGCTGTAGTGGGGCTTCTACTGTCAGCATTGTACCAACCTGTATTTTCAAGTGCCGTGTTGACTAGTACTGATTTTGCCGCGGTCATCATTGGCGTCTACCTTATTAAGTTACGTAAAACCCCAATAGTCGCAATGGTCGCTCTTTTCATTTCATTTGGATTGGCCATAAGCACAGTTTGA
- a CDS encoding tetratricopeptide repeat protein: MNKKIIALLTILVLVSGCAATEEAPALDTSLYDGKPVDSLSNDTPPQNEVEAIKRGDAALSSGNYDLALYEYIRSLAFEDAVMKDKSLYNIGRIHHARGNTPLAEKAYLMAVEENPNNEQVLEQLGVLYTKSGDVAQGEAYFYRAINADQVRLGKNISLKPQDENIDVQIRGLTVDYKSPIMAYTGLGVIYDVDKKHELAQAFYQKALQVNPASLKTLINTGYSFYMSGDYATARRYTMSALEKDPNNEKALNNLALVYLGRGEVKRALNVFQQQMDAPEALNNVGYFLMLQGKPEEAIPYLEQAIDKKPTYYSVANENLQRALEMVRESKIVVAQTGE; encoded by the coding sequence ATGAATAAAAAAATAATAGCACTATTGACGATACTTGTTTTGGTATCAGGATGTGCAGCTACTGAGGAAGCGCCAGCCTTAGATACGTCATTATATGATGGTAAGCCAGTGGACTCTCTGTCCAACGATACCCCACCTCAAAATGAAGTAGAAGCCATCAAACGGGGTGACGCGGCTTTAAGTTCGGGAAATTATGATTTGGCATTATATGAGTATATTCGCTCTCTAGCATTTGAAGATGCGGTAATGAAGGATAAGTCTCTTTACAATATAGGGAGAATACATCATGCGAGGGGAAATACACCGTTAGCTGAAAAAGCGTACTTAATGGCAGTGGAAGAAAACCCGAATAACGAACAAGTTCTAGAACAGTTAGGAGTCTTGTATACGAAATCTGGTGATGTAGCGCAAGGGGAGGCCTATTTTTATCGAGCAATTAATGCTGATCAGGTTCGACTTGGTAAGAATATATCCTTGAAACCGCAAGATGAAAATATCGATGTGCAGATACGCGGTTTAACAGTGGATTATAAATCGCCAATAATGGCCTATACAGGTTTGGGGGTCATTTATGATGTTGATAAAAAACATGAATTGGCTCAAGCTTTCTATCAAAAGGCTCTTCAAGTTAACCCTGCGTCCTTAAAAACGCTGATCAATACGGGCTACTCCTTTTATATGTCGGGTGACTATGCAACGGCAAGACGCTACACAATGTCTGCGTTAGAAAAAGACCCTAACAATGAAAAGGCCTTAAACAATCTTGCTTTAGTATATTTAGGCCGAGGAGAGGTTAAGCGAGCATTGAATGTTTTTCAGCAACAGATGGACGCTCCTGAAGCATTAAATAATGTGGGCTACTTTTTGATGCTACAGGGCAAGCCGGAGGAGGCTATTCCTTACTTGGAGCAAGCGATTGATAAAAAACCAACCTATTACTCTGTTGCAAATGAAAATCTACAAAGGGCCCTCGAAATGGTGAGAGAGTCGAAGATAGTTGTTGCACAAACCGGTGAATAA
- a CDS encoding type II secretion system F family protein has product MEFIAQMIEQYVGDEQTIFLGLVLVCTILIVLTVSFLLLGTRSPIQDKLDSIKEDNSVGSTSSDKSNRLSNTLESLAPIMAPSSGKERETVRHKLMHAGYHDANALNVFFAIKGVSFIIGAAIGALLYFFMPDLDNLLLWIVASVAVGLFLPNIGLSRLVSKRQSKIRAGIPDALDLLVVCTESGLGFNAALRRVADELVISHPDLADELDTVCNKIKAGVEMSDAFQELVDRTGLQEIAGLASMLAHASRIGGSLAQTLREYTEDYRDRRNQEVEEIAAKIPTKMIFPLLLFIWPCFFIVAIGPALLSLSATLGN; this is encoded by the coding sequence ATGGAGTTTATTGCGCAGATGATTGAGCAGTATGTTGGAGATGAACAAACAATATTTTTAGGGCTCGTATTAGTGTGTACGATTTTGATTGTGTTAACAGTGTCTTTTTTGCTGTTAGGTACACGTAGTCCGATACAGGATAAGTTGGATAGCATAAAAGAGGATAATAGTGTCGGTTCAACGTCCTCCGACAAATCCAATAGATTAAGTAACACCTTGGAATCGTTAGCGCCTATTATGGCACCTAGTAGTGGCAAGGAGCGTGAGACAGTAAGACATAAGCTAATGCACGCTGGTTATCACGACGCTAATGCACTAAATGTTTTCTTTGCTATAAAGGGGGTGTCATTCATTATCGGTGCGGCGATTGGCGCACTTCTCTACTTTTTTATGCCGGATTTGGATAATCTACTTTTGTGGATTGTAGCCAGTGTGGCAGTTGGTTTATTTCTGCCTAACATCGGTTTGAGCCGCTTAGTGAGTAAGCGTCAGTCAAAAATTCGCGCAGGGATACCAGACGCTTTAGATTTGTTAGTAGTCTGTACGGAATCAGGGTTAGGTTTCAATGCTGCCCTAAGACGGGTGGCGGATGAACTTGTTATATCTCATCCAGATTTAGCCGATGAACTCGATACGGTGTGTAACAAAATCAAAGCAGGTGTAGAAATGTCTGACGCTTTCCAAGAGCTTGTGGATAGAACAGGTTTACAAGAGATTGCAGGCCTAGCTTCAATGCTCGCACATGCCTCAAGGATTGGTGGTAGTTTAGCTCAAACACTCCGCGAATATACAGAAGACTATAGAGATAGAAGAAATCAAGAGGTTGAGGAGATAGCGGCAAAAATTCCAACAAAAATGATATTTCCATTGCTTTTGTTTATTTGGCCATGCTTTTTCATAGTTGCAATTGGGCCGGCTCTTCTTTCTCTTTCCGCCACACTTGGCAATTAA
- a CDS encoding type II secretion system F family protein: protein MQSDPSFFFFLLFLAVVFISQALILPAAGNKAKHKELTKRLKNSQSNIDEETQSLIREEYLKGLTPLDRKLITFKIFSSLKRSIELAGYPWSLSMVLGYGLLMSLTLVGLSIWLAQPLYVSIAAFVVVWVAIHFFFQFKISQRLSAFEEQLPEALDIMRRMLQAGQPISQAFGEVGKEMPAPLGPEFTNAFNLLNYGCDMRLAIMQMAERTPTVSMLAFSSAVLLQKETGGNLSENLEKVSKVLRSRFKLARKIKTISAESRLSAWILVLSPFILFLALSVINPGYVNTLIEDPRGMGLISFGIVSLAIGSVWIRNIVNFEV, encoded by the coding sequence ATGCAATCAGACCCTAGCTTTTTCTTCTTCCTTTTATTTTTAGCGGTAGTTTTTATTTCGCAGGCGTTGATTCTACCTGCAGCAGGTAATAAAGCTAAGCATAAAGAGCTAACCAAGCGTTTAAAAAACTCTCAGTCTAATATTGATGAGGAAACCCAGTCTTTAATTCGTGAAGAGTATTTAAAGGGTTTAACCCCTCTTGACCGTAAATTAATTACCTTCAAAATTTTCTCTTCTCTGAAGCGATCAATAGAGTTAGCTGGATACCCTTGGAGCCTTTCGATGGTACTAGGGTATGGGTTATTAATGTCATTGACGTTAGTTGGTTTGAGTATTTGGTTAGCACAGCCTTTATATGTCTCGATAGCAGCATTTGTGGTTGTTTGGGTTGCTATTCATTTTTTCTTCCAATTTAAAATAAGTCAACGACTATCAGCTTTTGAGGAACAACTCCCTGAAGCTCTGGATATTATGAGACGGATGCTTCAAGCAGGGCAACCAATAAGTCAGGCTTTTGGCGAAGTTGGGAAAGAGATGCCTGCACCGTTAGGACCAGAATTCACGAATGCATTTAACTTGTTAAATTATGGCTGCGATATGCGACTGGCCATAATGCAAATGGCTGAAAGAACCCCAACGGTTTCAATGCTCGCTTTCTCGAGTGCTGTTTTACTGCAAAAAGAGACAGGTGGTAACTTGTCCGAGAATTTGGAAAAAGTGTCTAAAGTTTTGCGCTCGCGCTTCAAGCTAGCTAGAAAAATAAAAACAATATCAGCAGAGAGTCGTCTTTCTGCTTGGATACTAGTTTTATCACCTTTTATCCTTTTTTTAGCCCTATCGGTGATCAACCCAGGATATGTGAATACCTTAATAGAAGATCCAAGAGGTATGGGATTGATATCATTCGGTATTGTAAGCCTGGCTATAGGCTCGGTATGGATACGCAACATAGTCAATTTTGAGGTGTAG
- a CDS encoding CpaF family protein, whose translation MFFKRKNINPELQEKIATAERHAGKSQDDASFEVGQDLQPVPAQDIGEKEAEAKEQAVQKALRQLRQEQEVKHFYHQRLLETLDLGLLASLETDKAKKDLHEAILQLMTADQSHVLSAEGRKRVIQQIEDEVFGLGPLEPLLHDSTVSDILVNGPKNVYVERHGKLERTLYTFLDDRHLRNIIDRIVSQVGRRIDEASPMVDARLMDGSRVNAIIPPLALDGPSLSIRRFAVDKLTMDNLLSFNSLSEHMARFLEAAVQGELNILISGGTGSGKTTTLNIFSGFIPEEDRIVTIEDSAELQLQQPHVVRLETRPANLEGKGEITQRDLVKNCLRMRPDRIILGEVRGAEAVDMLAAMNTGHDGSLATIHANTPRDALSRVENMFAMAGWNMSTKNLRAQIASAIHLVVQMDRQEDGKRRMVSISEINGMEGEIITMSEIFKFHRQGVDEKGNVLGYYTSTSIVPDCHDQLVKRGLDVPFELFNETKG comes from the coding sequence ATGTTTTTTAAAAGAAAAAATATAAACCCTGAGTTACAGGAAAAAATAGCTACTGCAGAGAGACACGCAGGAAAGTCACAGGATGATGCTAGTTTTGAAGTTGGTCAAGATTTACAACCCGTACCTGCTCAGGATATAGGCGAGAAGGAAGCTGAGGCGAAAGAGCAAGCAGTTCAAAAAGCCTTAAGACAGCTTAGACAGGAACAAGAAGTAAAGCATTTTTACCATCAAAGGTTGTTAGAAACGCTGGATCTAGGTTTATTGGCGAGTTTAGAGACCGATAAAGCGAAAAAAGATCTTCACGAAGCTATCTTACAATTGATGACAGCGGATCAGTCTCATGTCCTGAGTGCTGAGGGAAGAAAGCGAGTAATTCAACAAATTGAGGACGAAGTGTTTGGGTTAGGCCCGCTTGAGCCTCTTCTACACGATTCTACGGTATCAGACATTCTGGTTAATGGCCCAAAAAATGTCTATGTTGAACGACACGGGAAATTGGAGAGAACGCTTTATACATTCTTAGATGACCGGCATTTGAGAAACATTATCGACCGAATTGTAAGTCAAGTAGGACGTCGGATTGATGAGGCTTCTCCAATGGTTGATGCTCGCTTGATGGATGGCTCGCGTGTTAACGCCATCATTCCACCTTTAGCACTCGATGGACCATCTTTATCCATACGTCGTTTCGCTGTTGATAAGCTTACGATGGACAATTTGTTAAGCTTTAACTCACTCTCTGAACATATGGCACGATTCCTTGAGGCTGCGGTTCAGGGGGAGCTTAATATTCTTATATCAGGTGGTACTGGTTCAGGTAAGACCACCACACTCAATATATTTTCAGGCTTTATTCCAGAAGAAGATCGTATTGTAACAATAGAAGACTCTGCCGAATTGCAACTTCAACAACCTCATGTTGTTCGTTTAGAAACACGACCAGCGAACTTAGAGGGAAAGGGAGAGATAACTCAGAGAGACTTAGTTAAGAACTGTCTCCGTATGCGACCGGATAGAATTATACTTGGTGAGGTTCGTGGAGCAGAGGCTGTGGACATGCTAGCTGCGATGAACACGGGTCATGATGGATCGCTTGCCACGATTCACGCTAATACCCCAAGGGATGCGTTGAGTCGGGTGGAAAATATGTTTGCCATGGCTGGTTGGAATATGTCAACCAAGAATTTACGTGCTCAAATCGCATCAGCGATCCACCTTGTGGTTCAAATGGACCGTCAAGAGGATGGCAAGCGAAGAATGGTTAGTATCTCTGAGATTAATGGTATGGAAGGCGAGATAATAACCATGTCAGAGATTTTTAAGTTTCATCGACAAGGCGTTGATGAAAAAGGAAATGTTTTGGGATATTACACTTCAACCTCGATAGTTCCCGACTGCCACGACCAGCTAGTAAAACGTGGACTGGATGTACCCTTTGAGCTTTTCAATGAAACTAAAGGTTAA
- a CDS encoding AAA family ATPase — MGEAVKITREQEERPRLRTNLVVWVFYMSETFVEHITEEMKRCDNLHFETVPLMKVTLLELSKLTPPDVIFVETGLNWAQKIVELQNLDKPIVPEGNEASLIVFGDEDDNSALRIALKLGASDFISSSSPLMGFYPILKGVAEDKISRRNMGEFIVFINSKGGSGASTLALNSALEIATHHPDQVLLLDLDLQFGVIEDYLNITSSYSLADAIAQVGDIDESSLGGLVTKHDSGLHVLAFNHDNPHDNYEKAHQIKKLLPVLREYYLYVIVDLSRGMDRLFASVIAPATKSYIVAQQNLVSIKSASRIVKQLSYDFGISKDQVEIVVNRYEKKGTIGVKDMEETINGVKLHLIPNDFKVAIESANLGKSLFDVKNNSAVSKGVKEFAHTMMPEQNIKKSWIKRLFS, encoded by the coding sequence ATGGGAGAGGCAGTGAAGATAACGCGAGAACAGGAAGAACGCCCAAGGTTGCGGACAAACTTGGTTGTTTGGGTCTTCTATATGTCGGAGACGTTTGTCGAACACATAACTGAAGAGATGAAGCGTTGTGACAATCTGCATTTTGAAACAGTACCACTTATGAAAGTGACGCTTTTAGAGTTATCTAAGTTAACACCTCCCGATGTCATTTTTGTTGAAACAGGATTAAATTGGGCGCAAAAAATAGTTGAGTTACAAAATCTGGACAAGCCAATCGTTCCTGAAGGTAATGAAGCTTCGCTAATTGTGTTTGGTGATGAAGATGACAACAGTGCGTTGAGAATAGCTTTAAAGCTTGGAGCAAGCGACTTTATATCGAGTTCATCACCGTTGATGGGTTTTTACCCAATTTTGAAGGGTGTTGCAGAAGACAAAATTTCACGCAGAAACATGGGGGAGTTTATTGTCTTTATCAACAGCAAAGGTGGAAGTGGGGCGTCTACGCTTGCTCTCAACTCAGCTTTAGAAATAGCAACTCACCACCCTGACCAAGTGTTGTTGCTGGACTTGGATCTTCAGTTTGGTGTTATTGAGGACTACTTGAACATTACATCAAGCTACAGTCTTGCCGACGCGATAGCTCAAGTAGGCGACATTGATGAGAGTTCTCTCGGAGGTCTGGTTACTAAGCACGATTCGGGTCTGCATGTATTGGCTTTCAACCACGACAACCCTCACGATAACTACGAAAAGGCACACCAAATCAAGAAGCTATTACCAGTTCTAAGGGAGTACTACCTTTACGTTATTGTGGACTTGTCTAGGGGAATGGATCGTCTTTTTGCTAGTGTTATCGCACCGGCCACAAAGAGCTATATTGTCGCTCAACAAAACCTAGTCTCGATAAAAAGTGCCAGTCGCATTGTAAAGCAACTCTCATATGACTTCGGAATAAGTAAAGATCAAGTCGAGATAGTAGTAAATAGGTATGAGAAAAAAGGCACGATTGGCGTAAAGGATATGGAAGAGACAATTAATGGTGTAAAGCTTCACCTTATCCCCAACGATTTTAAAGTGGCGATTGAAAGCGCGAACTTGGGTAAATCCTTGTTTGATGTGAAGAACAATAGTGCAGTCAGCAAGGGCGTGAAAGAATTTGCTCACACAATGATGCCAGAGCAAAACATTAAGAAAAGTTGGATCAAGCGTTTATTTTCCTGA
- a CDS encoding TadE/TadG family type IV pilus assembly protein, producing MRAGFKKQSGLTIVELTLVATALLVTLIAVIEVGRYVYSLQLINDMTRVSARLGVVCQVDDRNDIPDLVVPSYAPDGFTADNLVIDYLDSDGAVVDLSGANAFNSIRFVRARVVDFTYQFTGILGVFAALGVINVPEFESIRPRENLGYIRKIDENSNSTQDIVTDC from the coding sequence TCGAACTAACATTAGTTGCGACGGCGTTACTAGTGACTTTGATAGCAGTTATAGAAGTCGGTAGGTACGTGTATTCACTTCAACTAATCAATGATATGACGCGTGTGTCGGCTCGATTGGGGGTTGTGTGCCAGGTGGACGATAGAAATGATATACCTGATCTTGTCGTCCCGTCTTACGCACCGGATGGTTTTACGGCAGACAATCTTGTTATTGACTATCTTGATAGTGATGGGGCAGTTGTCGATCTCAGTGGCGCTAATGCCTTCAACTCTATTCGTTTTGTAAGAGCACGAGTGGTCGATTTTACTTACCAGTTCACAGGTATTTTAGGAGTATTTGCAGCATTAGGAGTCATCAACGTTCCAGAGTTTGAATCCATAAGGCCAAGAGAAAACCTGGGCTACATCAGGAAGATTGACGAAAATTCAAATTCGACCCAAGACATAGTAACGGATTGCTAG